A region from the Colwellia sp. PAMC 21821 genome encodes:
- a CDS encoding FAD-dependent oxidoreductase produces the protein MQHLDALKDSTYRPIWFDLAQQPETLASLTTDSECELLIVGGGFTGLWAALQAKERKPDADIILIEKTFIGNGASGRNGGFLNSSLAHGETNTDHHFPGEAEKLHELGQENMTELLASLKRYGIDADYESVGETEVATNQGAVDAIRKYFDVEKADGDDVIWLDQAQMQAQVNSPTYLAGLWRRGDQNGTINPLKICWGLKRVLLELGVKIYEETDLVDVQPLGKTHMLAQCEHASIKSEKVLMATNAFTSCVGKIRRSVIPVWDYQLATEPLTQAQLDTIGWHKTRHAIGNHANMFHYYRMTKDNRITWGGGGAVRYYYNRGISDNYADIPERFEQLAKEFFETFPQLAGVKFSHRWSGIIATSSRFCMVPGVTYNGRLSWAVGYTGLGVGASRFGARVAIELLGYQPSDVIKMQFVRKWTLPWVPEPLCWIGVRLTQQALIKADKKNGKRGLWLKLLDALNLGFTC, from the coding sequence ATGCAGCATCTTGACGCGTTGAAAGATTCAACGTACCGACCAATATGGTTTGATCTTGCTCAGCAACCAGAAACACTCGCATCGCTAACTACAGACAGTGAATGTGAGCTATTAATTGTTGGTGGCGGTTTCACTGGCTTATGGGCAGCATTGCAAGCAAAAGAGCGTAAACCGGATGCTGATATTATCTTAATCGAGAAAACCTTTATCGGTAATGGCGCATCTGGCAGAAATGGCGGTTTCTTAAATTCAAGCCTTGCGCATGGTGAAACCAATACAGATCACCATTTCCCAGGAGAAGCTGAAAAGCTTCACGAGTTAGGACAAGAAAATATGACTGAACTTCTTGCTAGCTTAAAGCGGTATGGCATAGACGCTGATTACGAATCGGTTGGCGAAACTGAAGTAGCCACTAATCAAGGCGCTGTTGACGCTATTCGCAAATATTTTGACGTTGAAAAAGCAGACGGTGATGATGTGATTTGGCTAGACCAAGCCCAAATGCAAGCCCAGGTTAATTCACCTACTTATTTAGCCGGATTATGGCGCCGTGGCGATCAAAATGGCACGATAAATCCATTAAAGATTTGCTGGGGTTTAAAGCGCGTTTTACTTGAACTTGGTGTTAAAATTTATGAAGAAACTGACCTTGTCGATGTTCAGCCACTAGGCAAAACACATATGTTGGCTCAGTGTGAGCACGCCAGCATAAAAAGCGAAAAAGTGTTAATGGCCACCAATGCGTTCACCAGTTGCGTGGGTAAAATTCGTCGTAGTGTTATTCCTGTCTGGGACTATCAATTAGCTACCGAGCCATTAACCCAAGCGCAGTTAGATACTATCGGTTGGCATAAAACGCGTCATGCGATTGGTAATCATGCCAATATGTTTCATTACTATAGAATGACCAAAGACAACCGTATTACATGGGGCGGCGGCGGTGCCGTGCGATATTATTATAATCGCGGTATAAGTGATAATTATGCCGATATTCCTGAACGTTTTGAACAACTTGCTAAAGAGTTTTTTGAAACCTTTCCACAACTTGCAGGTGTAAAGTTTAGCCATCGATGGAGTGGTATTATTGCGACATCATCACGTTTTTGCATGGTGCCAGGTGTAACATATAATGGCCGCCTATCTTGGGCAGTAGGTTATACCGGTTTAGGTGTTGGCGCTTCGCGTTTTGGCGCGCGCGTGGCTATTGAGTTACTGGGCTATCAACCGAGTGACGTGATAAAAATGCAGTTTGTTAGAAAATGGACTTTACCCTGGGTACCCGAGCCACTGTGTTGGATTGGTGTACGTTTAACGCAGCAAGCATTAATAAAAGCAGATAAAAAAAATGGTAAACGTGGATTATGGTTGAAGCTATTAGACGCGCTTAATTTAGGCTTTACTTGTTAA
- a CDS encoding FAD-binding oxidoreductase, with protein sequence MTAYPDSYYAATANKTVNYPTLEGEVTADVCVVGGGYSGLSTAIALQEKGYKVVLLEAANIGFGASGRNGGQLVNSFSRDIDHIEKHYGVDTANAMGNMAFEGADCIRGLIKKYNIDADYKHGGFFAAFTEKQLKELESKKALWERFGNKKLSMVGKADVSKIVNTDAYIGGLVDEHCGHIHPLKLALGEAAALVSIGGEVFEQSKVIDIKNINEDGNEKVIVSTEKGHVKAKLLVLAGNAYMGNLEPKLARKSMPCGTQIVTTEVLPEELAKSLIPSQYCVEDVNYKLDYYRMTADNRLLFGGGVTYGGGDPASIKKFLKPHMEKIFPAMKDYKIDYAWGGDFLLTVSRLPQLGKIGNNIYYAQGYSGHGVNTSHLAGKILAEAISGEQSRFEVFTSLPHYPFIGGRAMRVPMTMMGAWYYGLRDKLGI encoded by the coding sequence ATGACAGCTTACCCTGACTCTTATTATGCTGCTACAGCAAATAAAACCGTAAATTACCCGACATTAGAAGGAGAGGTTACGGCAGACGTTTGTGTGGTTGGTGGCGGTTATAGCGGCTTATCAACCGCTATTGCCTTACAGGAGAAAGGTTACAAGGTAGTATTGTTAGAAGCAGCCAATATAGGCTTTGGCGCATCAGGCAGAAATGGTGGTCAGCTAGTCAATAGCTTTAGCCGAGATATTGATCATATTGAAAAGCATTATGGTGTAGATACTGCCAACGCCATGGGTAATATGGCCTTTGAAGGTGCTGATTGTATTCGTGGTTTAATCAAAAAATATAATATTGACGCTGACTATAAACACGGTGGTTTTTTTGCGGCTTTTACCGAGAAACAACTTAAAGAGCTTGAAAGTAAAAAAGCCCTTTGGGAGCGCTTTGGTAATAAAAAGCTATCTATGGTTGGCAAAGCTGACGTCAGTAAAATTGTGAATACTGACGCTTATATTGGTGGCTTGGTCGATGAACATTGTGGCCATATTCATCCGCTTAAATTAGCGTTAGGTGAAGCCGCAGCATTAGTCTCTATCGGCGGTGAAGTATTTGAACAATCGAAAGTTATTGATATTAAAAACATTAACGAAGATGGTAACGAAAAAGTTATTGTTAGCACCGAAAAAGGTCATGTTAAAGCTAAACTACTGGTTTTGGCCGGTAATGCCTACATGGGTAACCTTGAGCCCAAATTAGCGAGAAAATCGATGCCTTGTGGTACACAAATAGTCACCACGGAGGTATTACCTGAGGAACTGGCTAAATCACTTATTCCTTCGCAGTATTGTGTCGAAGATGTGAACTACAAATTAGATTATTACCGAATGACTGCTGATAATCGTTTACTTTTCGGTGGTGGCGTTACTTATGGTGGTGGCGATCCTGCCAGTATCAAAAAATTCTTAAAGCCACATATGGAGAAAATATTCCCAGCAATGAAAGATTATAAAATCGATTATGCCTGGGGCGGAGATTTTCTCTTAACCGTTAGTCGTTTACCGCAGTTAGGTAAAATAGGTAATAATATTTATTATGCACAAGGCTATAGCGGCCACGGCGTTAATACCTCGCATTTAGCCGGTAAAATATTAGCGGAAGCGATATCAGGTGAGCAGTCTCGTTTTGAAGTTTTTACAAGCTTACCTCATTACCCATTTATTGGCGGCAGAGCTATGCGAGTACCTATGACCATGATGGGTGCCTGGTATTACGGTTTAAGAGATAAATTAGGTATTTAA
- a CDS encoding tetratricopeptide repeat protein — protein sequence MNSGESKKLTFAIWALTIVMTISLITDIAAYYVFPDMLNDVEQAFDESELSSEYKDLYLKNELETLQTKVTARISSHPNDEYAYYYLGLVFYKQEAFEKAYINFKKASELDPSWSSALSYMEYSSNR from the coding sequence ATGAATTCTGGTGAATCAAAAAAATTAACTTTCGCTATCTGGGCGTTAACTATAGTAATGACTATTTCATTAATAACAGATATAGCTGCCTATTATGTATTCCCTGATATGTTAAACGATGTGGAGCAAGCGTTTGATGAATCTGAATTATCTTCAGAATACAAAGATCTCTACCTTAAAAACGAACTTGAAACCCTTCAAACTAAAGTTACAGCTAGGATATCTAGTCATCCGAATGATGAATATGCCTATTATTACCTTGGTCTTGTATTTTACAAACAAGAAGCGTTTGAAAAAGCTTATATAAACTTCAAAAAAGCTAGCGAATTAGATCCGTCATGGTCAAGTGCATTAAGTTATATGGAATATTCGTCAAATAGGTAA
- a CDS encoding toll/interleukin-1 receptor domain-containing protein: MTNDKKISLLQKLIEKSVAVTVESSSDPEFKSWKNLVERTLIKVFGKKSTEFEQFSALTFHYRVFIVTSSSDYTSDHLRVFKQDFKMLITSIYQYLEEMMEEKPEIIEPLNDEKPLTKVFISHASADADVVEEVVELLETIGLESNQIFCTSFEGYGIDLGENFLDKIKEELSSDSLVIFILSENFYKSPVCLCEMGATWVLAKEHIPMIIPPLDYSDVKGVIPLSQGLKINETLKLNSLKDKIENDFSLSNSMSSSTWERKRDRIVARIEKHLSSILA, encoded by the coding sequence ATGACTAACGATAAGAAAATATCTTTATTACAGAAGCTTATTGAAAAATCTGTAGCAGTAACTGTTGAAAGTAGCAGCGATCCTGAGTTTAAAAGTTGGAAAAATTTAGTAGAAAGAACCCTTATCAAAGTATTTGGTAAAAAATCCACTGAATTTGAACAATTTAGTGCATTAACTTTTCACTATAGGGTTTTTATAGTTACATCTTCAAGTGATTACACCTCTGATCACTTAAGGGTATTTAAGCAAGACTTTAAAATGCTTATAACATCAATTTATCAATATCTTGAAGAAATGATGGAAGAAAAACCCGAGATAATTGAACCTTTAAATGATGAAAAACCATTAACTAAAGTTTTTATTAGCCATGCATCAGCAGATGCTGATGTAGTGGAAGAAGTAGTAGAATTATTAGAAACTATAGGTCTTGAATCTAATCAAATATTTTGTACTTCATTTGAAGGGTATGGAATCGATTTAGGTGAAAATTTTCTAGATAAAATAAAAGAAGAATTATCATCGGATTCACTGGTTATTTTTATCCTGTCAGAGAACTTTTATAAAAGTCCTGTTTGTTTATGCGAAATGGGTGCAACTTGGGTATTAGCAAAAGAGCACATTCCCATGATTATCCCTCCACTAGATTATTCTGATGTTAAAGGTGTAATACCTTTATCCCAAGGTTTAAAGATCAATGAAACACTGAAGCTAAATTCATTAAAAGATAAAATTGAAAATGACTTTTCATTAAGTAATTCAATGTCGTCGTCTACTTGGGAGCGAAAGCGGGATCGCATTGTTGCAAGAATTGAAAAGCACTTATCTTCAATATTAGCTTAG
- a CDS encoding DUF2306 domain-containing protein has product MDIFESTIGAFHTILAVVALISGAYVVFKTKGTLTHKKVGYIYVASMISMNITALFTHVLFTFGPFHILAVFSLLTVLFGILSPLLFRHHDNWLQWHYSGMSWSYVGLWAAFAAETVVRLPLESLGVSFWQVVIGASLLITWLGGYYIKKHKSSLVVGIANNTP; this is encoded by the coding sequence ATGGATATATTTGAGTCAACAATAGGTGCTTTCCATACTATTTTAGCTGTAGTAGCTTTAATTTCTGGTGCTTACGTAGTATTCAAAACAAAAGGCACACTTACCCATAAAAAAGTGGGTTATATTTATGTAGCATCAATGATTTCTATGAATATAACCGCTTTGTTTACTCACGTTTTATTTACATTCGGTCCATTTCATATTCTTGCTGTATTTTCATTATTAACCGTTTTATTCGGTATTTTATCTCCTCTTTTATTTAGGCATCATGATAACTGGCTACAATGGCATTACTCCGGAATGTCATGGTCTTATGTTGGTTTATGGGCTGCCTTTGCCGCTGAAACTGTTGTTCGCCTCCCATTGGAGAGTTTAGGTGTATCTTTTTGGCAGGTGGTTATTGGGGCATCATTGCTAATTACTTGGCTTGGTGGTTATTATATAAAAAAACATAAGAGCAGCTTGGTGGTAGGTATTGCTAACAACACGCCCTGA
- a CDS encoding cupin domain-containing protein, with protein sequence MDVGKRLKSIRLIRNMSQRELAKKAGVTNSTISMIEKNSVSPSISSLKKVLNGIPISLVEFFTEDNNEEKIQQVVYTSDELMDIGSGDVHMHLVGKSFPKRQMTFLVETYPENADTGTEMLQNDAEEGGFILEGKIELTVGSEVFILNTNDSYYFDNNKPHRFRNPFSEVCKIVSATTPANF encoded by the coding sequence ATGGATGTAGGCAAAAGACTTAAGTCTATTAGATTAATCAGAAATATGTCTCAACGTGAACTAGCCAAAAAAGCGGGTGTCACCAATAGTACAATTTCAATGATTGAAAAAAATAGCGTAAGCCCATCTATTAGTTCACTGAAAAAAGTACTTAATGGCATACCTATTTCGTTAGTTGAATTTTTCACAGAAGATAATAATGAGGAAAAAATTCAACAAGTAGTTTATACCTCAGATGAATTAATGGATATTGGCTCAGGCGATGTGCACATGCATTTAGTCGGCAAATCTTTCCCGAAAAGACAGATGACTTTTTTAGTCGAAACCTACCCTGAAAATGCGGATACCGGCACTGAAATGCTGCAAAACGATGCCGAAGAAGGCGGTTTTATTCTAGAAGGAAAAATTGAACTTACCGTAGGATCTGAAGTATTTATTCTCAATACCAACGACAGTTATTATTTCGATAATAATAAACCTCATCGCTTTAGAAACCCTTTTAGTGAAGTATGTAAAATTGTTAGCGCAACAACACCAGCTAATTTTTAA
- a CDS encoding FAD-binding oxidoreductase translates to MTKVHTPNHADSYYFSSLKYQQDYPSLQEIINADVCIVGGGFSGISSAIELAERGYKVVVLESHKIGWGASGRNGGQIIRGIGQNIEGFRKTIGQQGVDAITQLGFQANQIVIDRINKYKIDCDLTMGYCDLATRDKHMKSLEAEVKHLNRYQYLHPIELLGKTELKKQVIGSDAYIGGLIDMGSGHLHPLNLCRGEAQAASSMGVKIFEDSKVEKFTAGETIVIKTAKGEVKAKKLILAGNAYLGELAPKIAHKVLPAGSYIIATEPLDETVYKKLLPNNHAVCDQKIDVDYFRLSADKRLLFGGLCNYSGRDPKDIAATLIPRMLKAFPELADIKIDYQWGGMIGIGANRLPQIGRLDKNIYYAQAYAGHGVNITHVAGKILAEAIHGESDLINHFAKVKHFTFPGGKHLRSPLLAMGMMYHQLLDKF, encoded by the coding sequence ATGACTAAAGTACATACACCTAACCATGCTGATTCTTATTACTTCTCTTCATTAAAATATCAACAAGATTATCCTAGCCTTCAAGAGATCATAAATGCTGATGTGTGCATTGTCGGTGGTGGGTTTAGCGGTATTTCAAGTGCGATAGAGTTAGCAGAACGCGGTTATAAGGTTGTGGTACTTGAGTCTCATAAAATTGGCTGGGGCGCGTCTGGGCGAAATGGAGGTCAAATTATTCGCGGTATTGGCCAAAATATTGAGGGTTTTAGAAAAACAATTGGCCAGCAAGGCGTTGATGCGATCACTCAATTGGGATTTCAAGCTAACCAAATTGTTATCGACCGTATTAATAAATACAAAATTGATTGTGATCTCACTATGGGCTATTGCGACCTTGCAACGCGTGACAAACATATGAAGTCGCTCGAAGCTGAAGTGAAACACCTGAATCGTTATCAATATCTACACCCTATTGAATTATTAGGTAAGACGGAGCTTAAGAAACAAGTTATAGGATCTGATGCTTATATTGGAGGCTTAATCGATATGGGGAGCGGACACTTACACCCGCTCAATCTTTGTCGAGGTGAAGCACAAGCTGCAAGTTCAATGGGCGTAAAAATATTTGAAGACTCTAAAGTAGAAAAATTTACGGCCGGTGAAACTATTGTTATAAAAACCGCAAAGGGTGAAGTAAAAGCTAAAAAGCTTATTCTTGCAGGTAATGCTTATTTAGGCGAGCTTGCCCCTAAAATAGCACATAAAGTATTACCCGCAGGTAGTTACATAATCGCTACAGAGCCACTAGATGAAACCGTTTATAAAAAATTATTACCCAATAACCATGCGGTATGTGATCAAAAAATTGATGTAGATTATTTTCGTTTATCTGCTGATAAGCGTTTGTTATTTGGTGGTCTTTGTAACTATTCAGGTCGAGATCCTAAAGATATAGCAGCAACGTTAATCCCTAGAATGCTGAAGGCATTCCCTGAGTTAGCCGACATTAAAATCGATTATCAATGGGGCGGTATGATAGGGATAGGTGCTAATCGGCTGCCGCAAATTGGCCGTTTAGATAAAAATATATATTACGCCCAAGCGTATGCCGGACATGGCGTAAACATTACGCATGTTGCTGGAAAAATACTTGCTGAAGCTATTCATGGTGAGTCTGATTTAATTAATCACTTTGCAAAAGTGAAACATTTTACTTTTCCGGGTGGTAAGCACTTGCGCTCCCCCTTACTCGCTATGGGTATGATGTATCATCAGCTACTCGATAAATTTTAG
- a CDS encoding amidohydrolase family protein has product MNIKIPTKRINLFICGIVLMSIFGCSQQHKTIATVKVAPSEQEKFRVIFGGTDVGGMLVNHDAGNINIDFSFSNNGRGASSKEVLKLSNSGLPIEWRITGKTVFGNEVDEQFSLQGNRAVWQSSAESGSAKFDNNAIYIAQNASPYALYIYAKALLEQTSHSLSALPAGELTITQVDAVELSDVNGAMVKASIYAINGIELDPSYIALDNKHNMLGYISPRFVVIREGLEKQNKTLSDLAASLNASRFEKIAKRATHNYEHPVRINNVRIFDPVTMQLTAAKSVLIEKDKITAVEPSVDIAKNGEILIEGNGGTLIPGLYEMHGHMSDNDALLNVMAGVTSVRDMGNEIEVLDALINKIESNQIIGPRITKSGFIEGKSEFSNATGEMASTEQEAVDLVNMYGEKGGYFQIKIYSSINGEWVPAMAKAAKNHGMRVTGHIPAFSTVDEMIAAGYDEITHINQGMLSWVLDREEDTRTLYRITGMKRFVDLDLNSEKVQSTLNTMVEKNIAVDPTIVIHEFGLTARNGKTRIGTKDYIDNMPVGVQRSTKVALLNVADQEEDTAYLSAFDKIIETLALMHKKGIFLVPGTDLGGAFELHRELELFKKIGLSNAEVLRRGSYDMANYLGYGEQLGSIEVGKLADFFLVPGNPISDLRAIKTVSMVAKGGPFISRVKCTLSSVSSLSRQYLR; this is encoded by the coding sequence ATGAACATTAAAATTCCCACCAAACGTATTAATTTATTTATCTGTGGCATTGTATTGATGAGCATTTTTGGGTGTTCTCAACAACATAAAACAATAGCTACAGTAAAAGTAGCACCATCTGAACAAGAAAAATTTAGAGTGATTTTTGGTGGCACAGATGTAGGTGGAATGTTAGTTAATCACGATGCGGGAAACATCAATATTGATTTTTCATTTAGTAATAATGGTCGTGGTGCTAGCAGTAAAGAAGTTCTAAAGTTATCAAATTCTGGTTTACCCATTGAGTGGCGAATTACAGGGAAAACGGTATTCGGGAATGAGGTTGATGAACAATTTAGCTTGCAGGGTAATAGGGCGGTTTGGCAAAGTTCAGCTGAAAGTGGTAGCGCAAAATTTGACAATAATGCAATCTACATTGCACAAAATGCAAGTCCGTACGCGCTTTACATTTACGCTAAAGCCTTACTAGAACAGACCAGTCATTCATTGTCAGCACTTCCTGCTGGCGAGCTCACCATAACCCAAGTCGATGCCGTAGAACTTAGTGATGTTAACGGCGCTATGGTTAAGGCGTCAATTTATGCGATTAATGGTATTGAGCTTGACCCAAGTTATATTGCGCTTGATAACAAGCATAATATGCTTGGCTATATATCTCCGCGCTTTGTGGTTATTCGTGAAGGATTAGAGAAACAAAATAAAACTTTGAGCGATTTAGCTGCTAGTTTGAATGCCAGCCGATTTGAAAAAATAGCGAAGAGAGCAACACACAACTATGAACACCCTGTACGAATTAATAACGTCCGAATATTTGATCCTGTAACTATGCAGCTCACTGCTGCTAAATCGGTGCTGATTGAGAAAGATAAAATTACGGCTGTTGAGCCATCGGTCGATATCGCAAAAAATGGAGAAATTCTGATTGAGGGTAATGGCGGTACATTAATTCCTGGTTTATATGAAATGCATGGTCACATGAGCGATAACGACGCACTACTTAATGTAATGGCTGGCGTAACTTCAGTTCGAGATATGGGTAACGAGATAGAAGTACTTGACGCTTTAATTAACAAAATTGAAAGCAATCAAATTATTGGTCCTCGCATTACTAAAAGCGGCTTTATTGAAGGAAAAAGTGAGTTTTCAAATGCTACGGGTGAAATGGCTTCGACTGAGCAAGAAGCCGTCGACCTTGTTAATATGTATGGTGAAAAAGGAGGCTACTTCCAAATAAAAATATACAGTTCGATTAATGGTGAATGGGTACCTGCAATGGCGAAAGCAGCGAAAAATCATGGCATGCGCGTGACAGGTCATATACCCGCTTTCTCAACCGTTGATGAAATGATTGCTGCAGGCTACGACGAAATTACCCATATTAACCAAGGCATGCTCAGCTGGGTACTAGATAGAGAAGAGGATACTCGTACGCTTTATCGCATTACCGGCATGAAACGTTTCGTTGACTTAGATCTTAATAGCGAAAAAGTGCAAAGTACCTTGAACACCATGGTTGAAAAAAACATCGCAGTTGATCCCACTATTGTTATTCATGAATTTGGCTTAACAGCTAGAAATGGTAAAACCCGCATTGGCACAAAAGATTATATAGACAACATGCCTGTTGGGGTTCAAAGAAGTACGAAAGTTGCCTTATTAAATGTTGCTGATCAAGAAGAAGATACCGCCTACCTATCGGCTTTTGATAAAATTATTGAAACACTCGCATTGATGCATAAAAAAGGTATATTTCTTGTTCCAGGTACCGATTTAGGTGGCGCTTTTGAACTGCATAGAGAGTTAGAGCTGTTTAAAAAAATAGGGTTATCTAACGCAGAAGTTTTACGCAGAGGTTCATATGATATGGCAAATTACTTAGGCTATGGCGAACAATTGGGCAGTATTGAAGTTGGTAAGCTTGCTGATTTTTTCTTAGTTCCCGGCAATCCGATATCAGATCTTCGCGCTATCAAAACTGTCTCGATGGTTGCCAAGGGGGGGCCATTTATTTCCCGAGTGAAGTGTACCCTGAGTTCGGTATCAAGCCTTTCACGACAATACCTACGGTAA